In Solanum pennellii chromosome 3, SPENNV200, a single window of DNA contains:
- the LOC107014476 gene encoding proline transporter 2-like isoform X1 has protein sequence MSTLCPSFCLQISLRNLNMGEEKEVMSHVISNPSFEVETLHQIGQDSWFQVGLVLTTTVNCAYALGYAGTIMVPLGWIGGVTGMVLSTIISLYASTLMAKIHQYGEKRHIRYRDLAGFMYGYRAYAIVWGLQYANLFLINIGFIILGGQALKAFYLLFREDHEMKLPYFIIIAGLACVFFAVSVPHLSALGVWMAVSTFLSIVYFSIAFALCLKDGINAPPRDYSIPGSSSSITFTTIGAAASLVFVYNTGMIPEIQATVRAPVVDNMLKALYFQFTIGVVPVHAVTYMGYWAYGSKSSSYLLYNVSGPVWLRGLANIAAFIQSIITLHIFASPTYEYLDTKYRISGSVLAFRNLSFRTVVRGGYLAITIFLSALLPFLGDFMSFTGAISTIPLTFILPNHMYMRKQISSLQKSWHWFNIVFFSCLAVAALVAAVRLIAMDSKTYHAFADL, from the exons aTGTCGACCCTTTGTCCATCTTTCTGCCTCCAAATATCCCTAAG AAATTTAAATATGGGAGAAGAGAAGGAGGTGATGTCTCATGTTATTTCCAATCCctcttttgaagttgaaacTCTTCATCAGATTGGCCAAG ATTCATGGTTTCAGGTGGGACTTGTTCTCACGACTACTGTCAATTGTGCTTATGCACTAGGATATGCTGGCACAATCATGGTTCCTCTGGGTTGGATTGGTGGTGTTACTGGTATGGTTTTATCtacaatcatatcattatatgCCAGTACTCTTATGGCCAAGATCCATCAATATGGAGAAAAAAGGCATATCAGATATAGAGATCTTGCAGGATTTATGTATG GATACAGAGCTTATGCCATTGTTTGGGGATTACAGTATGCAAATCTTTTCTTGATAAATATTGGATTCATCATTTTGGGTGGACAAGCCTTAAAG GCTTTCTATCTTCTCTTTAGGGAGGATCATGAGATGAAGCTTCCATACTTCATCATAATCGCTGGATTAGCGTGCGTGTTTTTCGCTGTTTCTGTGCCCCATTTGTCAGCTCTAGGTGTTTGGATGGCAGTTTCCACATTCCTCAGTATAGTGTATTTCTCAATAGCCTTTGCTTTGTGTCTTAAAGATG GTATTAATGCTCCTCCTAGGGACTATAGCATTCCAGGATCCTCCTCTAGTATAACTTTTACAACTATTGGTGCAGCTGCAAGTCTTGTTTTTGTATACAACACAGGAATGATCCCAGAGATCCAG GCTACTGTTAGAGCACCGGTTGTTGACAACATGTTGAAAGCCCTATATTTTCAGTTTACTATAGGAGTTGTGCCAGTGCATGCTGTTACTTACATGGGGTATTGGGCGTATGGATCTAAATCATCGTCTTATTTGCTCTACAATGTCAGCGGCCCTGTTTGGCTGAGGGGATTAGCCAACATTGCTGCTTTCATCCAATCCATCATTACGTTGCAC ATATTTGCAAGTCCAACATACGAGTATTTGGATACTAAATATAGAATAAGTGGAAGTGTACTGGCTTTTCGCAACCTGTCATTCAGAACAGTAGTTAGAGGTGGTTATCTAGCGATCACCATTTTTCTATCTGCTCTGTTACCTTTTCTTGGAGATTTCATGAGCTTCACCGGCGCTATCAGTACAATTCCACTCACATTTATTCTTCCAAATCACATGTACATGAGGAAGCAAATTTCGTCTTTACAAAAAAGCTGGCACTGGTTCAACATTGTCTTTTTTAGTTGCCTAGCTGTTGCTGCATTAGTTGCTGCTGTAAGACTTATTGCCATGGACTCGAAAACTTACCATGCGTTCGCAGATTTATAA
- the LOC107014476 gene encoding proline transporter 2-like isoform X3, whose translation MGEEKEVMSHVISNPSFEVETLHQIGQDSWFQVGLVLTTTVNCAYALGYAGTIMVPLGWIGGVTGMVLSTIISLYASTLMAKIHQYGEKRHIRYRDLAGFMYGYRAYAIVWGLQYANLFLINIGFIILGGQALKAFYLLFREDHEMKLPYFIIIAGLACVFFAVSVPHLSALGVWMAVSTFLSIVYFSIAFALCLKDGINAPPRDYSIPGSSSSITFTTIGAAASLVFVYNTGMIPEIQATVRAPVVDNMLKALYFQFTIGVVPVHAVTYMGYWAYGSKSSSYLLYNVSGPVWLRGLANIAAFIQSIITLHIFASPTYEYLDTKYRISGSVLAFRNLSFRTVVRGGYLAITIFLSALLPFLGDFMSFTGAISTIPLTFILPNHMYMRKQISSLQKSWHWFNIVFFSCLAVAALVAAVRLIAMDSKTYHAFADL comes from the exons ATGGGAGAAGAGAAGGAGGTGATGTCTCATGTTATTTCCAATCCctcttttgaagttgaaacTCTTCATCAGATTGGCCAAG ATTCATGGTTTCAGGTGGGACTTGTTCTCACGACTACTGTCAATTGTGCTTATGCACTAGGATATGCTGGCACAATCATGGTTCCTCTGGGTTGGATTGGTGGTGTTACTGGTATGGTTTTATCtacaatcatatcattatatgCCAGTACTCTTATGGCCAAGATCCATCAATATGGAGAAAAAAGGCATATCAGATATAGAGATCTTGCAGGATTTATGTATG GATACAGAGCTTATGCCATTGTTTGGGGATTACAGTATGCAAATCTTTTCTTGATAAATATTGGATTCATCATTTTGGGTGGACAAGCCTTAAAG GCTTTCTATCTTCTCTTTAGGGAGGATCATGAGATGAAGCTTCCATACTTCATCATAATCGCTGGATTAGCGTGCGTGTTTTTCGCTGTTTCTGTGCCCCATTTGTCAGCTCTAGGTGTTTGGATGGCAGTTTCCACATTCCTCAGTATAGTGTATTTCTCAATAGCCTTTGCTTTGTGTCTTAAAGATG GTATTAATGCTCCTCCTAGGGACTATAGCATTCCAGGATCCTCCTCTAGTATAACTTTTACAACTATTGGTGCAGCTGCAAGTCTTGTTTTTGTATACAACACAGGAATGATCCCAGAGATCCAG GCTACTGTTAGAGCACCGGTTGTTGACAACATGTTGAAAGCCCTATATTTTCAGTTTACTATAGGAGTTGTGCCAGTGCATGCTGTTACTTACATGGGGTATTGGGCGTATGGATCTAAATCATCGTCTTATTTGCTCTACAATGTCAGCGGCCCTGTTTGGCTGAGGGGATTAGCCAACATTGCTGCTTTCATCCAATCCATCATTACGTTGCAC ATATTTGCAAGTCCAACATACGAGTATTTGGATACTAAATATAGAATAAGTGGAAGTGTACTGGCTTTTCGCAACCTGTCATTCAGAACAGTAGTTAGAGGTGGTTATCTAGCGATCACCATTTTTCTATCTGCTCTGTTACCTTTTCTTGGAGATTTCATGAGCTTCACCGGCGCTATCAGTACAATTCCACTCACATTTATTCTTCCAAATCACATGTACATGAGGAAGCAAATTTCGTCTTTACAAAAAAGCTGGCACTGGTTCAACATTGTCTTTTTTAGTTGCCTAGCTGTTGCTGCATTAGTTGCTGCTGTAAGACTTATTGCCATGGACTCGAAAACTTACCATGCGTTCGCAGATTTATAA
- the LOC107014476 gene encoding proline transporter 2-like isoform X2, which produces MGEEKEVISHVITTPPFEVEVPKTLHQIGQDSWFQVGLVLTTTVNCAYALGYAGTIMVPLGWIGGVTGMVLSTIISLYASTLMAKIHQYGEKRHIRYRDLAGFMYGYRAYAIVWGLQYANLFLINIGFIILGGQALKAFYLLFREDHEMKLPYFIIIAGLACVFFAVSVPHLSALGVWMAVSTFLSIVYFSIAFALCLKDGINAPPRDYSIPGSSSSITFTTIGAAASLVFVYNTGMIPEIQATVRAPVVDNMLKALYFQFTIGVVPVHAVTYMGYWAYGSKSSSYLLYNVSGPVWLRGLANIAAFIQSIITLHIFASPTYEYLDTKYRISGSVLAFRNLSFRTVVRGGYLAITIFLSALLPFLGDFMSFTGAISTIPLTFILPNHMYMRKQISSLQKSWHWFNIVFFSCLAVAALVAAVRLIAMDSKTYHAFADL; this is translated from the exons ATGGGAGAAGAGAAGGAGGTGATTTCTCATGTTATTACCACTCCTCCTTTTGAAGTTGAAGTTCCTAAAACTCTTCATCAGATTGGCCAAG ATTCATGGTTTCAGGTGGGACTTGTTCTCACGACTACTGTCAATTGTGCTTATGCACTAGGATATGCTGGCACAATCATGGTTCCTCTGGGTTGGATTGGTGGTGTTACTGGTATGGTTTTATCtacaatcatatcattatatgCCAGTACTCTTATGGCCAAGATCCATCAATATGGAGAAAAAAGGCATATCAGATATAGAGATCTTGCAGGATTTATGTATG GATACAGAGCTTATGCCATTGTTTGGGGATTACAGTATGCAAATCTTTTCTTGATAAATATTGGATTCATCATTTTGGGTGGACAAGCCTTAAAG GCTTTCTATCTTCTCTTTAGGGAGGATCATGAGATGAAGCTTCCATACTTCATCATAATCGCTGGATTAGCGTGCGTGTTTTTCGCTGTTTCTGTGCCCCATTTGTCAGCTCTAGGTGTTTGGATGGCAGTTTCCACATTCCTCAGTATAGTGTATTTCTCAATAGCCTTTGCTTTGTGTCTTAAAGATG GTATTAATGCTCCTCCTAGGGACTATAGCATTCCAGGATCCTCCTCTAGTATAACTTTTACAACTATTGGTGCAGCTGCAAGTCTTGTTTTTGTATACAACACAGGAATGATCCCAGAGATCCAG GCTACTGTTAGAGCACCGGTTGTTGACAACATGTTGAAAGCCCTATATTTTCAGTTTACTATAGGAGTTGTGCCAGTGCATGCTGTTACTTACATGGGGTATTGGGCGTATGGATCTAAATCATCGTCTTATTTGCTCTACAATGTCAGCGGCCCTGTTTGGCTGAGGGGATTAGCCAACATTGCTGCTTTCATCCAATCCATCATTACGTTGCAC ATATTTGCAAGTCCAACATACGAGTATTTGGATACTAAATATAGAATAAGTGGAAGTGTACTGGCTTTTCGCAACCTGTCATTCAGAACAGTAGTTAGAGGTGGTTATCTAGCGATCACCATTTTTCTATCTGCTCTGTTACCTTTTCTTGGAGATTTCATGAGCTTCACCGGCGCTATCAGTACAATTCCACTCACATTTATTCTTCCAAATCACATGTACATGAGGAAGCAAATTTCGTCTTTACAAAAAAGCTGGCACTGGTTCAACATTGTCTTTTTTAGTTGCCTAGCTGTTGCTGCATTAGTTGCTGCTGTAAGACTTATTGCCATGGACTCGAAAACTTACCATGCGTTCGCAGATTTATAA